The Streptomyces sp. Alt3 genome has a segment encoding these proteins:
- a CDS encoding DUF6197 family protein: protein METAQLTPEQLDAQSSRLHDTDAWQRIVTGWERTAHEPAPPPPVPAGEALPTVPPMHPDDWRELLSVPVDRLIEDSLRALPARQPHERPLPGRLGAVVPERLHAWRRIGQSDVRPSTHLGYARRVLTEWGWQNTPYRLRNARGARCVCGAMLTAHRLGYGSLDTVDRAGAWLITELRAQGWTGLIGPWNRHPGRTAGDALALIDATIRRASSAGH, encoded by the coding sequence ATGGAAACCGCTCAGCTCACCCCGGAACAGCTCGACGCGCAGTCCTCCCGTCTCCATGACACGGACGCGTGGCAACGCATCGTCACCGGCTGGGAACGCACCGCCCACGAACCCGCTCCCCCGCCGCCCGTACCCGCCGGTGAGGCACTGCCCACCGTGCCGCCCATGCACCCGGACGACTGGCGGGAGCTGCTGTCCGTGCCCGTCGACCGGCTCATCGAGGACTCTCTGCGAGCCCTGCCGGCAAGGCAGCCCCACGAGCGCCCGCTCCCCGGACGCCTGGGCGCCGTGGTGCCCGAGCGTCTGCACGCCTGGCGGCGCATCGGGCAGTCCGATGTACGTCCGTCGACACACCTCGGCTACGCGCGGCGCGTCCTCACCGAGTGGGGCTGGCAGAACACCCCCTACCGTCTGCGCAACGCCCGAGGGGCGCGTTGTGTCTGCGGAGCCATGCTGACCGCGCATCGCCTCGGGTACGGGTCGCTCGACACCGTCGACAGGGCCGGTGCCTGGCTCATCACCGAGCTGCGCGCACAGGGCTGGACGGGCCTGATCGGCCCCTGGAACCGCCACCCCGGCCGCACCGCCGGGGACGCACTGGCCCTGATCGACGCCACGATCCGCCGGGCTTCCTCGGCAGGCCACTGA
- the recX gene encoding recombination regulator RecX, with translation MTRRTEWPGTDAGAAPGPEYAAEPSGEFPEPGRGAGFGEGAGRRSRSRSRGSGSPSSSRAEKGEPRDPVEQARNICLRLLTGTPRTRKQLADALRKKEIPDEAAEEVLSRFEDVGLIDDAAFADAWVESRHHGRGLARRALVRELRTKGVDPTVIDEAVGQLDPEQEEETARELVARKLRSTRGLDRDKRLRRLAGMLARKGYNEGMALRVVRQAIEAEGEDTEGLDEPF, from the coding sequence GTGACGCGTCGCACGGAGTGGCCGGGCACCGACGCCGGTGCGGCACCCGGCCCCGAGTACGCCGCAGAACCGTCCGGGGAGTTCCCGGAGCCCGGCCGGGGGGCCGGGTTCGGCGAGGGGGCGGGCCGTCGTTCCCGCTCCCGCTCCAGAGGCAGCGGTTCCCCTTCCTCGTCGAGGGCCGAGAAGGGGGAACCGCGGGACCCGGTCGAGCAGGCGCGCAACATCTGTCTCCGGCTGCTGACCGGGACCCCGCGAACCCGTAAGCAACTGGCCGATGCACTGCGTAAGAAGGAGATCCCCGACGAGGCCGCGGAGGAGGTGCTCTCGCGGTTCGAGGACGTGGGACTGATCGACGACGCCGCGTTCGCGGACGCCTGGGTCGAGTCCCGGCACCACGGCAGGGGACTGGCCCGCCGCGCCCTCGTACGGGAACTGCGGACCAAGGGGGTCGACCCGACGGTGATCGACGAAGCGGTCGGGCAACTCGACCCCGAGCAGGAGGAGGAGACCGCCCGGGAGCTCGTCGCGCGAAAGCTCCGCTCCACCCGGGGGCTGGACCGCGACAAGCGGCTGCGTCGGCTCGCGGGCATGCTCGCGCGGAAGGGGTACAACGAGGGGATGGCCCTGCGTGTGGTGCGGCAGGCGATCGAGGCGGAGGGGGAGGACACGGAAGGGCTGGACGAGCCCTTCTGA
- the recA gene encoding recombinase RecA — MAGTDREKALDAALAQIERQFGKGAVMRLGERPNEPIEVIPTGSTALDVALGVGGLPRGRVVEVYGPESSGKTTLTLHAVANAQRLGGSVAFIDAEHALDPEYAKKLGVDIDSLILSQPDNGEQALEIVDMLVRSGALDLIVIDSVAALVPRAEIEGEMGDSHVGLQARLMSQALRKITSALNQSKTTAIFINQLREKIGVMFGSPETTTGGRALKFYASVRLDIRRIETLKDGTDAVGNRTRVKVVKNKVAPPFKQAEFDILYGQGISREGGLIDMGVEHGFVRKAGAWYTYEGDQLGQGKENARNFLKDNPDLANEIEKKILEKLGVGVRPEEPAAEPAADAAVTAGAPADAAAKSVPAPATKAKTAKTAAAKS; from the coding sequence ATGGCAGGAACCGACCGCGAGAAGGCGCTGGACGCCGCACTCGCACAGATTGAACGGCAATTCGGCAAGGGTGCGGTGATGCGCCTCGGTGAGCGGCCGAACGAGCCCATCGAGGTGATCCCCACCGGCTCCACCGCGCTCGACGTCGCGCTCGGCGTCGGCGGTCTGCCGCGCGGCCGCGTGGTGGAGGTGTACGGCCCGGAGTCCTCCGGTAAGACGACGCTGACGCTGCACGCCGTGGCGAACGCGCAGCGACTCGGCGGTTCCGTGGCGTTCATCGACGCGGAGCACGCTCTGGACCCGGAGTACGCGAAGAAGCTCGGCGTCGACATCGACAGCCTCATCCTCTCGCAGCCCGACAACGGCGAGCAGGCGCTGGAGATCGTGGACATGCTGGTCCGCTCCGGTGCGCTGGACCTGATCGTCATCGACTCCGTGGCGGCCCTGGTGCCCCGTGCTGAGATCGAGGGCGAGATGGGTGACTCGCACGTGGGTCTGCAGGCCCGCCTGATGAGTCAGGCGCTCCGTAAGATCACCAGCGCGCTCAACCAGTCCAAGACCACCGCGATCTTCATCAACCAGCTGCGCGAGAAGATCGGTGTGATGTTCGGCTCCCCGGAGACCACGACCGGTGGCCGGGCTCTGAAGTTCTACGCCTCGGTGCGTCTCGACATCCGTCGGATCGAGACGCTGAAGGACGGCACGGACGCCGTGGGTAACCGCACCCGCGTCAAGGTCGTCAAGAACAAGGTGGCGCCCCCGTTCAAGCAGGCCGAATTCGACATCCTCTACGGCCAGGGCATCAGCCGTGAGGGCGGTCTGATCGACATGGGCGTGGAGCACGGCTTCGTCCGCAAGGCCGGCGCCTGGTACACGTACGAGGGCGACCAGCTCGGCCAGGGCAAGGAGAACGCCCGCAACTTCCTCAAGGACAACCCCGACCTCGCCAACGAGATCGAGAAGAAGATCCTGGAGAAGCTCGGAGTCGGCGTTCGTCCCGAGGAGCCGGCGGCGGAGCCCGCAGCCGACGCCGCGGTCACGGCGGGTGCTCCGGCCGATGCCGCTGCCAAGTCGGTGCCGGCTCCCGCGACCAAGGCCAAGACCGCCAAGACCGCAGCGGCCAAGAGCTAG
- a CDS encoding AI-2E family transporter, whose protein sequence is MPGWLPRAMVLALTLYGCFQLGSWAFYQLIGLLTNILIAFFLALAMEPAVSRMAERGIRRGFATFLVFIAVLIAGVGFVVLLGSMLAGQIVDMVEEFPKYLDSVINWVNQTFHTELSRVEVQDSLLHSDWLQRYVQNSATGVLDVSTTVLGGLFRLLMIFLFSFYFAADGPRLRRALCSVLPPSRQAEVLRAWEIAVDKTGGYIYSRGLMALISGVAHYVLLVVLGVPYAPALAVWVGLVSQFIPTIGTYLAGALPMLIAFTVDPWYALWVLGFVVVYQQFENYALQPKLTSKTVDIHPAVAFGSVVAGTALMGAVGALIAIPAVATLQAFLGAYVKRYDVTDDPRVQGGHRWRRGEPVLSRIRHAVRGHGPGDDSR, encoded by the coding sequence ATGCCCGGCTGGCTGCCGCGCGCGATGGTCCTCGCCCTGACGCTCTACGGGTGCTTCCAGCTGGGCAGCTGGGCCTTCTACCAGCTCATCGGGCTGCTGACCAACATCCTCATCGCCTTCTTCCTCGCGCTGGCCATGGAGCCTGCCGTCAGCCGCATGGCAGAACGCGGGATACGCCGGGGGTTCGCGACCTTCCTGGTCTTCATCGCCGTGCTGATCGCCGGCGTCGGTTTCGTCGTCCTGCTCGGTTCGATGCTCGCCGGGCAGATCGTCGACATGGTCGAGGAGTTCCCCAAGTACCTCGACTCGGTGATCAACTGGGTCAACCAGACCTTCCACACGGAGCTCTCCCGGGTCGAGGTGCAGGACAGCCTGCTGCACTCCGACTGGCTCCAGAGATATGTGCAGAACAGCGCGACCGGCGTGCTCGACGTGTCCACCACAGTGCTGGGCGGGCTGTTCCGTCTGCTGATGATCTTCCTGTTCTCCTTCTACTTCGCCGCCGACGGGCCGCGGCTGCGGCGCGCGCTGTGCTCAGTGCTGCCGCCTTCCCGGCAGGCCGAGGTGCTGCGCGCCTGGGAGATCGCGGTCGACAAGACCGGCGGTTACATCTACTCGCGTGGGCTGATGGCACTGATCTCCGGCGTGGCGCACTACGTCCTGCTGGTGGTCCTCGGTGTGCCCTACGCGCCCGCGCTCGCGGTGTGGGTCGGCCTCGTCTCGCAGTTCATCCCCACGATCGGCACGTATCTGGCCGGCGCTCTCCCCATGCTGATCGCCTTCACCGTCGATCCCTGGTACGCGCTGTGGGTGCTCGGTTTCGTCGTGGTCTACCAGCAGTTCGAGAACTACGCGCTGCAGCCGAAACTCACGTCCAAGACGGTCGACATCCACCCCGCGGTCGCCTTCGGCTCGGTGGTCGCGGGCACCGCGCTGATGGGCGCCGTCGGTGCCCTGATCGCCATCCCGGCCGTCGCGACGCTCCAGGCGTTCCTGGGCGCGTACGTGAAGCGGTACGACGTCACGGACGACCCGAGGGTGCAGGGCGGCCATCGCTGGCGCCGTGGCGAGCCGGTGCTGTCCAGGATCCGACACGCGGTACGGGGCCATGGGCCGGGGGATGACTCGCGATAG
- a CDS encoding DUF3046 domain-containing protein, producing MRLTIFWERMADHFGETYADSFARDHVMAELGGRTVHEALAAGWEAKDVWRGVCSAVGVPPDKR from the coding sequence ATGCGGTTGACGATTTTCTGGGAACGGATGGCGGATCACTTCGGCGAGACGTACGCCGACTCCTTCGCGCGTGATCACGTCATGGCGGAGCTCGGCGGCCGTACGGTGCACGAGGCCCTCGCCGCAGGCTGGGAGGCCAAGGACGTCTGGCGCGGGGTCTGCTCGGCGGTCGGCGTGCCTCCCGACAAGCGCTGA